DNA sequence from the candidate division KSB1 bacterium genome:
CGAGTTGAGCGCGGAAGACCATCCGGTTGCCGAACCTTACTCTTGGGCTTTTGCGCATGACGTCCGACCGGCAACGCAGTCGTTGGGTATTCGCAGCTGCGGAGATTGTCATGCCAGCGACTCCCCGTTTTATTTTGCCAAAATCGGAATCGATACGCCGGTCGCATCCCAAAACGGGACTGCAAAAAGAATGGTGGATTTTCAAGACATCAGCAGTTTTTATGCTCGACTCTTCGGGCTATCTTTTTTATTTCGACCGGCGCTGAAAATCATAGTTTTGGCCGCAAGCGCGGTGCTAATTATGATTTTATTAATTTATTTGCTCAGAGGGTTTTCGTTGTTCCTGCAGTCGAATCGTGATTAAGTTAGAGAGTTCTGGTATTGAATATGTTTCGTGTGATTTCAACTATTGGCTTTTTGGGTGTCATTGCTGCGATTATCTATCTAAATAGGTCCGGAGGTTTAACTGGCCCGTTTGTAGAAATCCGGAGAATTCGGTTTGGAGATTTGCGTCGGGATTCAAAAAGGTTGGTTTATGTTCTTGGTATTGCAAGTTTCATCATTTTAACTCTGACCGGGTTCCTCCCTATATTGTTTACGGGCAACTCTCTCACCGGGGTCGCTTTGTTGCTCCATGTCGTTGTGGCGCCCGTGTTTGCCGTCTGTATAGCGATTGTGGGGATCATATGGGCAGACGCGCATCGATTCGTACCGGGAGAATTGCGGAACCGGTTCGGTTTAGTTACCGAAAAAAACAATGGTAAAAGTTCGAAGAAACAAGTTAATTCGGTTGGGCAGAAAATAACTTTCTGGCTTGTCTTGTTGCTTTCCTTACCAGTTATGGTTTCGATGATTCTAAGCATGTACCCGCTTTTTGGTACCCACGGACAAGAAGTTCTTCTCAATCTGCACGGTTACAGCGCCTTGTTCCTGGTGATCGCCTGCGTTGCAAGCTTTTGTTTTGGAATAGGTGTGAAACCGGTACTGAAAAACCAAAAAATGGAGGATAAAAATAAATGAGAAAAGGGATAGGATTCCTTTGTTTATTTTTGCTCTTTGTCAATTGTAGTTCAAGAACACTCGAAATGAAAGGTAGCAATACCGGAGTAAATAAAAGCGCCGTTTTGGGCCGCTGGGATGTAACGGTCTATGATATTCAGGGGGTTTATCCTTCCTGGTTTGAAGTCGTAGAGAAAGATAGAGAATTGAGCGGCCAATTTGTTGGCCGCTACGGCAGCGCCCGTCCAATTCGCTATATCCATTTTGATGGTGATCAACTTTATCTGTCATTGCCGCGGCAGTACGAAAGACCCCTTGAAGATTTGCTCTTTGTCGGCAAAGTGCAAGATGGCAGAATTTCAGGCCAGACCAAGAGTGAGTCAGGAAAGACCATTCGTTTTCATGCAGAACGCGCCCCGGCGCTGGAATTCTCTGGCAAGCCGGAATGGGGGGAGACAATCGAACTCATTCGAAACGACCTTTCAAATTGGATGCCGCGCAATCCAAACCACGAAAACAAATGGCAGGTTGAAAATGAAATGTTAATCAATACTCAGCGAGGGGTGGATCTGGTCACCCGGCAAAAGTTCACCGATTTCAAACTGCACCTGGAGTATCATTTCCCGGAAGGCAGCAATAGCGGCATCTATTTGCGCGGCCGGTATGAGGTTCAAATTGAGGATAACTATGGTAAAGCGCCAGGTAGTTTAAGAGCAGGAGGCGTGTACGGTTTCGTTACGCCGAATAAAATGGCGATAAAACCGGCCGGCGAATGGAATACCTGCGACATCACTTTTCTGGGCCGGAAAGTAACAGTTGTACTTAATGATGAGTTGATCATCGATAACGTCGAGATTCCCGGCATCACAGGTGGCGCGCTGGACAGTCGGGAGGCAGAGCCGGGTCCCTTCATGCTGCAGGGAGACCATGGCCCGATTCGCTTTAGGAATATTTTGTTAACGCCGGTAAAGTGATACCTGAATGAACGAGTTTAAGCAGGAGATAGAATGTTGAACAAAAATTGTATGGTAAATGTCGTGCCGTTAGTACTCTATTTTGTGTTTGGCTTAGGGTGCTCGGAAAAAACTTCACAAGATACGACTGTAAAGCGGCCTGAAAAAAAAGTAGTTGAGGAAGCGAAAACAGATCAAGCAGAAGACCCAAAAGTAAATGAAGATGCCGCGTTGGTCAAAATGGTCGAAGCCGATGTGACCGAACCTACGAACAAGGAGCCAGAGAAAGAGATGGTTTCCAGGCCGGCGAAAACTGCAATGCCGACTCAATCCGAGCCAAGCTCCGGCGGGATGGCGCTTTTGGATATTAAGCTTCCCAAACCCATGTTTGTAGGTACGCCTCAGAATTTCCGCGTTGCTAAATTACAGAAGCCTTTGGGCAAGCCGCGCCCACCCTTTCTGGCGCCAGCCGGCACAAAAAATATCGCTTTTGGGAAACCCATCGCCAGCACTGATGATGCACCCATCATCGGTGAAATTGTCATGATTACAGATGGCGATCGAGAGGCCGCTGACGGCAGTTATGTTGAGCTTGGACCATTTTTGCAGCACGTCACCATTGATCTTGGGGCCAAACACGATATTTATGCTATCTTGTTTTGGCATTTTCATAAGCAGGCCCGAGTCTACTTTGATGTGATCGTACAGGTCGCCGATGATTCCGAATTCACTGCAAACGTTCACACTATTTTTAATAGTGATCATGATAACTCCACCGGCTTGGGCGCCGGCGAAGATCTGCACTACGTTGAAACCTCCGAAGGCAGACTTGTGGACGCCAAAGGTGTGCAGGCGCGCTACGTCCGCCTTTACAGCAACGGCAACACTAACAACGATTTAAATCATTACATCGAAGTTGAAGTGTATGGCAAACTGGTAGCCGCAATGTGAGACCGTCTGCGAAAAACCTCCTTTGGATTTTGACCGCAATAATGGCAGCACTTGCGCTTCGTTTGCCGCAGTTGCAGCAGCGTCCCATGCACACCGACGAGGCGGTCCATGCCGTCAAATTCGGCTCGCTGTTAGAGCAAGGATATTATCGATATGACAGTCACGAGTTTCACGGCCCTACACTCAATTATTTGACGCTGGTTCCGGCCTGGCTTAGTTCGGCCCAAAAAATCACCAAAATCAACGAAACTCATTTGCGTATGGTGCCCGTTTTTTTTGGGGTGCTACTGGTGGCGCTGCTCCTGTTCCTGACAAATGGCCTCGGATGGCCTGCTGCGCTATTTGCCGCTGCGTTAACCGCTGTCTCCCCCGCGATGGTTTTCTACAGCCGTTACTACATTCAAGAAATGCTCATGGTCTGCTTCACTTTTGGGGCCATCATATCCTGTTACCGATATACCGTGAATAAAAACATCGTTTGGGCTGCCCTCAGCGGAGTATTCCTGGGACTCATGCATGCGACCAAAGAAACATGCGTCATTGCCTACGGGGCTATGTTCACGGCAATTGTATTCACACTTTTGCTCAAACGAAGAGAGAAAGTTCAACGATTCAATCTTAAACTATCGCATGTCATCACAGTTTGTTTAAC
Encoded proteins:
- a CDS encoding DUF1080 domain-containing protein, with protein sequence MRKGIGFLCLFLLFVNCSSRTLEMKGSNTGVNKSAVLGRWDVTVYDIQGVYPSWFEVVEKDRELSGQFVGRYGSARPIRYIHFDGDQLYLSLPRQYERPLEDLLFVGKVQDGRISGQTKSESGKTIRFHAERAPALEFSGKPEWGETIELIRNDLSNWMPRNPNHENKWQVENEMLINTQRGVDLVTRQKFTDFKLHLEYHFPEGSNSGIYLRGRYEVQIEDNYGKAPGSLRAGGVYGFVTPNKMAIKPAGEWNTCDITFLGRKVTVVLNDELIIDNVEIPGITGGALDSREAEPGPFMLQGDHGPIRFRNILLTPVK